Proteins from a genomic interval of Gordonia sp. SL306:
- a CDS encoding GNAT family N-acetyltransferase, with translation MESSTSSPLDNPALAALAGPHARFAERHGNAVRYQPDVCPMAALPDNPTIDDWADAAALVGAGTSMFLPVVDVTPPADWGLQMRMQGVQMVDDAVTAAPDDEAIELTTDDVPEMLDLVRRTEPGPFLPRTIELGTYLGIRRGGRLVAMGGERLHLPGWTEISAVCTDPDNRGQGLGSRLIRALAHAIRLRGEVPFLHASAANTNAIHLYETLGFVLRREVMFQSFMAPQEIRR, from the coding sequence GTGGAAAGCAGTACCTCCAGCCCACTCGACAACCCGGCACTGGCCGCCTTGGCCGGGCCCCACGCACGTTTCGCTGAGCGTCACGGCAACGCGGTGCGCTATCAGCCGGATGTCTGCCCGATGGCCGCACTCCCCGATAACCCGACCATCGACGACTGGGCCGACGCCGCCGCGCTCGTCGGGGCCGGCACCTCGATGTTCCTCCCCGTCGTCGACGTGACACCGCCCGCCGACTGGGGACTGCAGATGCGGATGCAGGGCGTGCAGATGGTCGACGACGCCGTCACGGCAGCGCCCGACGATGAGGCGATCGAACTCACCACAGACGACGTGCCCGAGATGCTCGACCTGGTCCGCCGTACCGAGCCCGGCCCGTTCCTCCCGCGGACCATCGAACTCGGCACTTACCTCGGTATCCGCCGTGGTGGGCGCCTCGTGGCCATGGGCGGTGAGCGCCTGCACCTACCGGGTTGGACCGAGATCAGCGCCGTCTGTACCGATCCCGACAATCGGGGCCAGGGGCTGGGCAGCCGACTGATTCGCGCACTCGCGCATGCCATCCGGCTCCGCGGCGAGGTGCCGTTCCTGCACGCCTCGGCAGCCAACACCAACGCGATCCACCTCTACGAGACGCTCGGTTTCGTCCTGCGTCGAGAGGTGATGTTCCAGTCCTTCATGGCGCCTCAGGAGATTCGCAGGTAG
- a CDS encoding DUF3556 domain-containing protein: MGFLKQTTPEIDFPTWSQGTRAEKIKPMARHWAEVGFGTPVALHLFYVVKIALYILIAWAVVITTPGIDGFFDVTSWYNEPIVFQKVVLYTMLFEVVGLGCGFGPLNNRFFPPMGSILYWLRPKTIRQPPWPSRIPLTKGDSRQPVDVLLYAALLVMLVVALFSSGTGAIPELDTTVGVLPDWEIWTIVVLLAAAGLRDKTIFLAARGEVYGALTVTFLFAGVDMILGAKLIFLVIWMGAATSKLNKHFPFVISTMMSNNPIWRSPKIKRKFFEDFPEDLRPGRRSRWIAHFSTAVEGLVPIVLFFSGGGWLTAVAAIIMLIFHFGILSSIPMGVPLEWNVFMMFGVVALFVGHSDIGLTDLQSVWPILLFLVSAGTVIIGNLMPRKVSFLPGMRYYAGNWDTSLWCLTPAASAKIESGIVAIASMPAAQLERFYGSAEAAQIPLYMGYAFRSFNSHGRALFTLAHRAMNGHDEGGFVLTDGERITSTAMGWNFGDGHMCNEQLIASLQRHCRFEPGEVRIVILDAQPIHRQTQEYRLVDPAVGEFERGFVKVSDLVTRQPWDDQIPVTVTWQAESR, encoded by the coding sequence ATGGGATTCCTGAAGCAGACCACTCCCGAGATCGACTTCCCGACCTGGAGTCAGGGCACGCGGGCCGAGAAGATCAAGCCCATGGCCCGGCACTGGGCCGAGGTGGGCTTCGGGACGCCGGTCGCGTTGCACCTGTTCTACGTCGTGAAGATCGCGCTCTACATCCTGATCGCATGGGCGGTGGTCATCACCACGCCCGGCATCGACGGCTTCTTCGATGTGACGAGTTGGTACAACGAGCCGATCGTCTTCCAGAAGGTCGTGCTGTACACGATGTTGTTCGAGGTCGTCGGCCTCGGTTGCGGATTCGGACCGCTGAACAACCGATTCTTCCCGCCCATGGGATCGATACTGTATTGGTTGCGGCCCAAGACTATTCGTCAGCCACCATGGCCTAGTCGCATTCCGCTGACCAAGGGGGACTCGCGGCAACCGGTTGACGTGCTGCTGTACGCGGCGCTGCTGGTGATGCTGGTGGTCGCGCTGTTCAGCTCGGGTACGGGTGCGATCCCGGAACTCGACACCACCGTCGGCGTCCTGCCCGACTGGGAGATCTGGACCATCGTGGTACTGCTCGCTGCGGCGGGTCTGCGCGACAAGACCATCTTCTTGGCCGCTCGCGGGGAGGTGTACGGCGCGTTGACCGTCACGTTCCTGTTCGCCGGCGTCGACATGATCCTCGGCGCCAAGCTCATCTTCCTCGTCATCTGGATGGGTGCGGCAACATCAAAGCTCAACAAGCACTTCCCGTTCGTGATCTCCACGATGATGTCGAACAACCCGATCTGGCGGTCCCCGAAGATCAAACGAAAGTTCTTCGAGGACTTCCCCGAAGACCTCCGGCCCGGACGGCGGTCGCGATGGATCGCCCATTTCTCCACCGCCGTCGAAGGTCTCGTCCCGATCGTCCTGTTCTTCTCCGGCGGCGGCTGGCTGACCGCCGTCGCGGCGATCATCATGTTGATCTTCCACTTCGGCATCCTGTCGTCGATCCCGATGGGCGTACCGCTGGAGTGGAACGTCTTCATGATGTTCGGTGTGGTGGCGCTGTTCGTCGGACACTCCGACATCGGGCTCACCGACCTCCAGTCCGTCTGGCCGATCCTGCTGTTCCTCGTGTCGGCGGGCACCGTGATCATCGGAAACCTGATGCCACGCAAGGTCTCCTTCCTGCCGGGTATGCGGTACTACGCCGGCAACTGGGACACCAGCCTGTGGTGCCTCACGCCTGCGGCGTCGGCGAAGATCGAGAGCGGCATCGTCGCGATCGCGTCGATGCCGGCAGCACAACTCGAACGCTTCTACGGCAGCGCGGAGGCAGCGCAGATCCCGCTCTACATGGGATATGCGTTCCGCTCGTTCAACAGTCACGGCCGGGCGTTGTTCACGCTCGCGCATCGGGCGATGAACGGTCATGATGAGGGAGGCTTCGTGTTGACGGACGGTGAGCGGATCACCAGCACAGCGATGGGCTGGAACTTCGGTGACGGCCACATGTGCAACGAACAGCTGATCGCGTCGTTGCAGCGGCACTGCCGGTTCGAGCCCGGCGAGGTGCGAATCGTGATCCTCGACGCGCAGCCGATCCACCGGCAGACGCAGGAGTACCGGCTCGTCGACCCGGCAGTCGGCGAGTTCGAGCGGGGATTCGTGAAGGTGTCCGACCTCGTCACCCGGCAACCCTGGGACGACCAGATCCCGGTGACGGTGACGTGGCAGGCGGAGAGTCGGTGA
- a CDS encoding LysR family transcriptional regulator, protein MDLVRHLSFFVAVAEEGHFGDAAARLEMTQPPVSQGLRRLEKELGVTLIRRTSRGADLTSAGRELLPRARLLVDDAKRLSAEARRLADRADVLRWGAVLHLGAPLTAVCAQQVASATTDQDMVTEPASALVAQVIAGSLDVAVIDHPCVTGTLVADSVVRLPRWLVLPADHAAAGAARPRLRALTDLAVCLPPRAWNPPAHDQIVDGFREHGLDSAVRPVTSDTELVAAVAGGSAFGLTAHPELFAAVPSVRCASVSTDVTALRLRVIHKSPDHAAIAADVTAALRSEADGGGHPK, encoded by the coding sequence GTGGATCTGGTCAGACACCTGAGCTTCTTTGTCGCTGTCGCCGAGGAAGGACACTTCGGCGATGCGGCCGCACGGCTCGAGATGACGCAGCCGCCCGTGTCGCAAGGGTTGCGGCGGCTGGAGAAAGAACTCGGCGTGACCCTGATCCGCCGCACCTCGCGCGGCGCCGACCTCACGTCGGCCGGACGCGAGCTCCTCCCCCGCGCGCGACTCCTCGTCGACGACGCCAAACGCCTCTCGGCGGAGGCACGTCGACTGGCGGATCGCGCCGACGTCCTGCGTTGGGGCGCGGTGCTCCACCTCGGCGCGCCCCTCACGGCCGTGTGCGCGCAACAGGTGGCCTCGGCGACCACCGATCAGGACATGGTCACCGAGCCCGCGTCGGCGCTCGTGGCCCAGGTGATCGCGGGCAGCCTCGACGTCGCCGTCATCGACCATCCCTGCGTCACCGGCACCTTGGTGGCCGATTCGGTGGTTCGCCTTCCGCGATGGTTGGTGCTTCCTGCCGACCACGCCGCCGCCGGCGCCGCCCGGCCACGCCTCCGGGCGCTCACCGACCTGGCAGTGTGCCTGCCGCCACGGGCGTGGAACCCACCGGCCCACGATCAGATCGTCGACGGATTCCGCGAGCACGGGCTCGACTCGGCTGTCCGGCCCGTCACCTCCGACACCGAGCTGGTCGCGGCGGTGGCGGGCGGGTCCGCCTTCGGCCTGACGGCCCATCCGGAGCTGTTCGCAGCGGTCCCGTCGGTCCGCTGTGCCAGTGTGTCCACCGACGTCACGGCATTGCGGCTCAGGGTGATCCACAAGAGCCCGGACCATGCCGCGATCGCTGCAGACGTCACCGCGGCCCTGCGGAGCGAGGCCGACGGCGGCGGGCACCCAAAATGA
- a CDS encoding serine hydrolase, translating to MNPAERDRLTGEVSAILADAGCAGWVHAVSLGRPDHTFGVGADSPVVLASVYKLPLMISLCRMADRGEIDMSEQVEVMPGEWSSGATGLALLHHPVRMSWRDLATSMMTVSDNVAADVILTRVGLDAVLADLADLELGRTRIVGGMRELHVRLQSETGTSTIAEAFAVLADPDVGTAVSAYDAAYSSASTPRDCTALLAALWRDDVASPESCALIRATMRLQVFTSRLASGFPFRHVGVAGKTGTLAAIRNEIGVIEFPGEHPVAIAVFTKSARPDPTLPEVDRAIGRVARAVVTELRVPA from the coding sequence ATGAACCCCGCGGAACGTGACCGGCTGACCGGAGAGGTGTCGGCGATCCTGGCCGACGCCGGGTGCGCGGGGTGGGTGCATGCGGTGTCGCTCGGCCGGCCCGATCACACATTCGGTGTCGGCGCCGACTCCCCCGTCGTCCTTGCCTCGGTGTACAAGCTGCCGCTGATGATCTCGCTGTGCCGCATGGCCGATCGCGGCGAGATCGACATGTCTGAGCAAGTCGAGGTGATGCCGGGCGAATGGTCGTCGGGAGCCACCGGCCTCGCGCTGCTCCACCACCCGGTACGGATGAGCTGGCGTGATCTGGCCACGTCGATGATGACCGTGTCGGACAACGTCGCCGCCGACGTCATCCTCACCCGCGTCGGTCTCGACGCCGTCCTTGCCGACCTGGCCGACCTCGAACTCGGCCGCACCCGCATCGTCGGCGGCATGCGTGAACTCCATGTCCGCCTGCAAAGTGAGACCGGGACCAGTACGATCGCCGAAGCCTTTGCCGTGCTGGCCGATCCGGATGTCGGCACTGCGGTATCCGCCTACGACGCCGCCTATTCGAGCGCCTCGACACCGCGTGACTGCACCGCACTTCTCGCCGCGCTGTGGCGCGACGACGTCGCATCCCCAGAGTCGTGTGCCTTGATCCGCGCGACGATGCGCCTGCAGGTGTTCACCTCACGACTCGCATCCGGGTTCCCGTTCCGCCACGTCGGCGTCGCCGGGAAGACCGGGACCCTCGCCGCGATCCGCAACGAGATCGGGGTGATCGAATTCCCCGGCGAGCACCCCGTCGCGATCGCGGTGTTCACCAAGAGTGCGCGCCCTGATCCGACCCTGCCCGAGGTCGATCGCGCCATCGGCCGTGTGGCGCGCGCGGTCGTCACCGAATTGCGTGTGCCGGCATGA
- a CDS encoding penicillin-binding transpeptidase domain-containing protein — protein sequence MTRWMGLLTVLAVVFGAAAGCFLQSDSPDDTLTGFADALSRGDVAAAAEHTTDPGAASAAIQSMLDGMGPTAKLTASGRMIDDKKVTGTVDFGWTIRDDRSMRYQSTAVLEERDSTWLVRWQPDVLHPSLRDGHTFSYSDDMDYRTPVLDRNGRPLMTWQPVSLIQLHRDHLDSADRVARVLRTVEPGMTGDGIRRQFTDSPDAEQTVIRLRSRDLAEVRTSLKAIDGVSFSEQGALLSATRALHSPAMTGLEESWRDTITRTAGWSVSLIDARGTPTDVLKQVSPQPTPALRTELDRDIQTNAQRAVDVERRPAVIVAIAPSTGAIVAVAQNSAADRTGAIALSGLYPPGSTFKTVTTAAGLARGAVRPQTALPCPGRATIEGRTIPNEDDFDLGLVPLSSAFAHSCNTTMGALANRLPADALPGVARELGIGVDYVIPGITTVTGRVPAADTPSLRVENGIGQGTVAVSPFGLAVAEASLARGETVTPTLISGRRTTTDSPTRRLPADVVRDLRSMMRQTVASGTATALRDVPGLGGKTGTAEYGDNKNPHGWFAGIVGDLAFATLVVGGGSSEPAVSVTGRFLRPLVS from the coding sequence ATGACGCGGTGGATGGGGCTGTTGACGGTGTTGGCCGTGGTGTTCGGCGCGGCGGCCGGATGCTTCCTGCAGTCGGACTCGCCCGACGACACGCTGACCGGTTTTGCCGACGCGCTGTCGCGCGGTGACGTCGCGGCCGCGGCCGAGCACACCACTGATCCCGGCGCCGCGAGCGCAGCGATTCAGTCGATGCTCGACGGAATGGGACCCACAGCGAAGCTGACCGCGTCCGGCCGCATGATCGACGACAAGAAGGTCACCGGCACCGTCGACTTCGGCTGGACGATCCGCGACGATCGGTCGATGCGGTATCAGTCGACCGCCGTACTCGAGGAACGGGACTCGACGTGGCTCGTCCGCTGGCAACCCGATGTCCTGCACCCTTCGCTGCGCGACGGTCACACCTTCTCCTACAGCGACGACATGGACTACCGGACTCCGGTGCTCGACCGCAACGGCCGCCCGCTCATGACATGGCAACCCGTCTCACTGATCCAGCTGCATCGTGACCACCTCGACTCCGCCGACCGAGTCGCTCGGGTGCTTCGCACGGTGGAGCCCGGCATGACCGGCGACGGCATCCGCCGTCAGTTCACGGATTCGCCAGACGCCGAACAGACCGTGATCCGGTTGCGCTCGCGCGACCTCGCCGAGGTCCGGACTTCGTTGAAAGCCATTGATGGCGTGAGCTTCTCCGAGCAAGGCGCTCTCCTGAGTGCCACCCGCGCACTGCATTCACCCGCGATGACCGGCCTTGAGGAGAGCTGGCGCGACACCATCACAAGAACCGCAGGCTGGTCGGTCAGCCTCATCGATGCTCGCGGCACACCGACCGATGTCCTGAAACAGGTGTCACCGCAACCGACTCCGGCGCTCCGCACGGAACTCGACCGGGATATCCAGACCAACGCGCAACGTGCGGTCGATGTCGAACGGCGCCCGGCGGTGATCGTGGCGATCGCCCCCTCGACGGGCGCCATCGTGGCGGTGGCCCAGAATTCAGCTGCCGACCGAACGGGCGCGATCGCCCTCTCGGGTCTCTACCCACCGGGATCGACGTTCAAGACCGTCACCACCGCGGCCGGGTTGGCACGCGGAGCGGTCCGCCCGCAGACCGCACTCCCATGCCCGGGGCGGGCCACCATCGAGGGCCGCACCATCCCGAACGAGGACGACTTCGACCTCGGTCTCGTCCCGTTGTCCTCGGCGTTCGCCCACTCCTGCAACACCACCATGGGCGCCTTGGCCAACCGCCTGCCGGCAGACGCACTGCCCGGTGTGGCCCGCGAACTCGGCATCGGCGTCGACTATGTGATCCCCGGGATCACCACCGTCACGGGACGTGTACCCGCCGCCGACACTCCGTCACTGCGGGTGGAGAACGGTATCGGGCAGGGCACGGTGGCCGTGAGCCCCTTCGGCCTGGCCGTCGCCGAAGCCAGTCTCGCGCGCGGCGAGACCGTCACGCCCACCCTGATCTCCGGCAGGCGAACCACCACAGACTCGCCGACCCGGCGCCTGCCTGCCGATGTGGTCCGTGATCTGCGCAGCATGATGCGTCAGACGGTCGCATCCGGAACCGCCACCGCCCTGCGCGACGTACCCGGGCTGGGTGGCAAGACCGGAACCGCCGAATACGGGGACAACAAGAATCCGCACGGGTGGTTCGCCGGGATCGTCGGCGACCTCGCTTTCGCGACTCTCGTGGTCGGCGGCGGGTCGTCGGAGCCGGCCGTCTCCGTGACCGGTCGGTTTCTGCGGCCGCTCGTGTCGTAG
- a CDS encoding VOC family protein, whose product MLDHVALQCADPAGAADFYTTVFAALGVREAMRYDRDGGPVIGLSGADGFPHLWVGPLDDSGHRPIHLALTAPSREAVDDVFAAARAAGASILHEPRVWPEYHATYYGVFLRDPDGNNVEAVHHGFDG is encoded by the coding sequence ATGCTCGATCACGTCGCCCTGCAGTGCGCCGACCCCGCCGGTGCCGCCGACTTCTACACCACGGTGTTCGCCGCTCTCGGCGTACGCGAGGCCATGCGATACGACCGTGACGGCGGCCCGGTGATCGGGCTCTCCGGCGCTGATGGTTTTCCGCACCTCTGGGTCGGGCCGCTCGACGACAGCGGGCACCGGCCCATCCACCTGGCCCTCACGGCCCCGAGCCGGGAGGCCGTGGATGATGTGTTCGCGGCGGCCCGGGCAGCCGGCGCGAGCATCCTGCACGAGCCCCGCGTGTGGCCCGAGTACCACGCCACCTACTACGGGGTGTTCCTGCGCGACCCGGACGGCAACAACGTCGAGGCCGTGCATCACGGGTTCGACGGCTGA
- a CDS encoding DEAD/DEAH box helicase, translating to MPDFDPLSAAASDLLVDFDVATVDRGSDYADDGRIIGMSWSPDELALTGRCRGSGGQVYETTAIFNALDTSRSLDFTECSCPVGVMCKHGVALVLTALQVEATTEPEAEVAELAPISRLPAQWRTTLGAFVHEEPTTAPVDIGILVELPSKKRWAPNPAPTLRLVKQGKRGRWVKKGITWRSVARRSGGPSPASDHPEFEPGQLRAVVAMARAYVNTGVHDDQMALSWAPNDIWELLAAANDAGVALLADPSTGATRVDLFAGARIAFRITRTDDGALVSPYLQIDHDDWLDSPVGLIGTPVPHGAFTVDGDLLLMGPFEAPSDRRALEELVSIGGIVIPDADLDEFVADLLPSLAATVPVDIEDGAITPPTIVGPTPLLTIRVGEQASQVDWRISYRVNERRRVFDTADPVAASSIRNAEDEAQAWKAARAAMELVARRCTRWQTQAARLVNQSRRIGMRTDDGDLDAVVADDIVSAVRQAGTGLLRRTFTYSLIDTAVLIGELVPELDDGIEVEVIGDLVDFRPAQEEPEIVISEDTSPVGNDWLNLRITIEVDGREVPLGDVIRALAADATHLLLPDGTYFPLDGPELTRLTELIREAQDLGEIENGLVKRNTYNATLWEELLSLGIVDDQLAEWHSRVSRLAEATLPARAGPPAGLRADLRDYQHDGLDWLRFLWQNRIGGILADDMGLGKTVQALALIAEATAEQSSGCFLVVAPTSVVGNWVSEAHKFVPHLEAVAVTATEAKSGIGFAEQVGGAQIVVTSYTLLRLQFDKINQFRWTGVIFDEAQFVKNHKSKTHQCARRIGAEMKLAITGTPMENNLMELWSLLSLTAPGLFPSPNTFAEYYRKPIESGEHPERLDGLRRRIRPVMLRRTKDQVVADLPAKQEQVLAVELTAKHEHIYQARLNRERQRVLGLLGDWEENRFAIFRSLTMMRQLSLHAGLVDEQDLGVASAKIDYLADQLPELIAEGHAALVFSQFTGFLGLIRERLDGLGIGYSYLDGSMSARQRATAIDQFSSGTTKVFLISLKAGGFGLNLTEADYCFVCDPWWNPAAEAQAVDRTHRIGQTRPVTVYRLVSKGTIEEKVVELQDKKRALFDAVVDDGDLFGSVISPDDVRAMLGDA from the coding sequence ATGCCCGATTTCGATCCTCTGAGCGCCGCGGCGAGCGATCTGCTCGTCGATTTCGACGTGGCGACCGTCGACCGGGGCTCCGACTACGCCGACGACGGCCGGATCATCGGGATGAGCTGGTCGCCGGACGAGCTGGCGCTGACCGGCCGATGCCGGGGATCCGGCGGCCAGGTGTACGAGACCACCGCCATCTTCAACGCCCTGGACACCTCACGCTCCCTCGACTTCACCGAGTGCTCGTGTCCGGTCGGAGTCATGTGTAAGCACGGCGTGGCCCTTGTGCTGACCGCACTGCAGGTGGAGGCCACCACCGAACCAGAAGCCGAGGTCGCCGAGCTCGCGCCGATCAGCAGGCTCCCCGCCCAGTGGCGCACCACGTTGGGTGCGTTCGTGCACGAGGAGCCGACGACGGCACCCGTCGACATCGGCATCCTCGTCGAGCTGCCGTCGAAGAAACGGTGGGCACCGAATCCCGCGCCCACCCTGCGGCTGGTCAAGCAGGGTAAACGCGGTAGATGGGTGAAGAAGGGCATCACCTGGCGATCGGTGGCCCGACGCAGCGGCGGCCCGTCGCCTGCTTCGGATCACCCCGAGTTCGAACCCGGCCAGCTACGCGCAGTGGTCGCGATGGCGCGCGCCTACGTCAACACCGGCGTCCACGACGACCAGATGGCGCTCAGCTGGGCGCCGAACGACATCTGGGAACTGCTGGCCGCAGCAAACGACGCCGGGGTGGCCCTGCTCGCCGACCCGTCGACCGGCGCCACCCGCGTCGATCTCTTCGCCGGCGCACGGATCGCGTTCCGCATCACCCGCACCGACGACGGCGCCCTGGTCTCCCCGTATCTCCAGATCGATCACGACGACTGGCTCGATTCACCTGTCGGCCTGATCGGTACGCCTGTCCCACATGGTGCCTTCACCGTCGACGGCGACCTCCTGCTGATGGGGCCGTTCGAGGCGCCGTCCGATCGCCGGGCACTCGAGGAGCTCGTGTCCATCGGTGGCATCGTGATCCCCGATGCCGACCTCGACGAGTTCGTCGCCGACCTGCTGCCCTCGCTCGCCGCGACCGTCCCGGTCGACATCGAAGACGGTGCCATCACCCCGCCGACCATCGTCGGGCCGACGCCGTTGCTCACCATCCGGGTCGGTGAACAGGCATCGCAGGTGGACTGGCGGATCAGCTATCGCGTCAACGAGCGGCGACGCGTGTTCGACACCGCCGACCCGGTGGCCGCGAGCAGCATCCGCAACGCGGAGGACGAAGCGCAGGCCTGGAAGGCCGCACGGGCCGCGATGGAACTCGTCGCCCGTCGATGCACCCGATGGCAGACGCAGGCTGCACGCCTCGTCAACCAGTCGCGACGGATCGGGATGCGAACCGATGACGGCGATCTCGACGCCGTCGTCGCCGACGACATCGTCTCCGCGGTCCGGCAGGCCGGCACCGGTCTGCTGCGCCGGACCTTCACCTATTCGCTCATCGACACCGCCGTCCTGATCGGTGAGCTGGTTCCTGAACTCGATGACGGCATCGAGGTCGAGGTGATCGGTGACCTCGTCGATTTCCGCCCGGCGCAGGAGGAGCCGGAGATCGTCATCAGCGAGGACACCAGCCCGGTCGGCAACGACTGGCTGAACCTCCGGATCACCATCGAGGTCGACGGCCGCGAGGTCCCGCTCGGCGACGTCATCCGCGCACTCGCCGCCGACGCGACCCACCTGCTCCTGCCCGACGGCACCTACTTCCCGCTCGACGGCCCGGAGCTGACGCGACTCACCGAACTCATCCGCGAGGCACAGGACCTCGGCGAGATCGAGAACGGCCTGGTCAAGCGCAACACCTACAACGCGACCCTCTGGGAGGAGCTGCTCAGCCTCGGTATCGTCGACGACCAACTGGCCGAATGGCATTCGCGGGTCAGCCGCCTCGCCGAGGCCACCCTGCCCGCCCGCGCCGGTCCGCCTGCCGGACTCCGCGCCGACCTGCGTGACTATCAGCATGACGGCCTCGACTGGCTGAGATTCCTGTGGCAGAACCGGATCGGCGGCATCCTCGCCGACGACATGGGGCTCGGTAAGACGGTGCAGGCCCTCGCCCTGATCGCCGAGGCGACGGCCGAGCAGTCGTCCGGTTGCTTCTTGGTCGTGGCGCCGACGAGTGTCGTCGGCAACTGGGTCAGCGAGGCACACAAATTCGTGCCGCACCTCGAAGCGGTCGCGGTGACGGCCACCGAGGCCAAGAGCGGCATCGGTTTCGCCGAGCAGGTCGGTGGCGCCCAGATCGTGGTGACCTCGTACACGTTGCTGCGCTTGCAATTCGACAAGATCAACCAATTCCGTTGGACCGGAGTGATCTTCGACGAGGCGCAGTTCGTGAAGAACCACAAGAGCAAGACCCACCAGTGTGCCCGTCGTATCGGTGCCGAGATGAAGCTCGCGATCACCGGCACCCCGATGGAGAACAACCTGATGGAACTGTGGTCGCTGCTCTCGCTGACCGCTCCGGGCCTGTTCCCGTCGCCCAACACATTCGCGGAGTACTACCGCAAACCGATCGAATCCGGCGAGCATCCCGAGCGGCTCGACGGCCTGCGGCGGCGTATCCGTCCGGTGATGTTGCGCCGCACTAAGGATCAGGTCGTCGCCGACCTGCCGGCCAAACAAGAGCAGGTGCTGGCCGTCGAGCTGACCGCCAAGCACGAGCACATCTACCAGGCCAGGCTCAACCGGGAACGGCAGCGGGTCCTCGGTCTGCTGGGGGACTGGGAGGAGAACCGCTTCGCCATCTTCCGATCGCTGACGATGATGCGGCAGCTGAGTCTGCACGCGGGATTGGTCGACGAACAGGATCTCGGTGTGGCGTCCGCCAAGATCGACTACCTGGCCGACCAACTGCCCGAACTGATCGCCGAAGGTCATGCCGCCCTGGTCTTCAGCCAGTTCACCGGGTTTCTCGGCCTCATCCGCGAACGGCTCGACGGTCTCGGGATCGGCTACAGCTACCTCGACGGATCGATGAGCGCGAGGCAACGCGCCACCGCGATCGACCAGTTCAGCAGCGGCACCACCAAGGTCTTCCTGATCAGCCTCAAGGCCGGTGGCTTCGGCCTGAACCTGACCGAGGCCGACTACTGCTTCGTCTGCGATCCGTGGTGGAACCCCGCCGCCGAGGCCCAGGCCGTCGACCGGACCCATCGCATCGGCCAGACCCGGCCGGTCACGGTGTACCGGCTGGTGTCCAAAGGGACAATCGAGGAGAAGGTCGTCGAGCTGCAGGACAAGAAGCGTGCGCTGTTCGACGCCGTCGTCGACGACGGCGACCTGTTCGGTTCGGTCATCAGTCCCGACGACGTGCGGGCGATGCTGGGGGACGCGTGA